Proteins from a genomic interval of Candidatus Buchananbacteria bacterium CG10_big_fil_rev_8_21_14_0_10_42_9:
- a CDS encoding cold-shock protein — protein sequence MQGTIKKIVDGKNFGFISQGGDKDVFFHADKLNGVGFDELKEGDSVTYDVEQTDKGPAATNVQKA from the coding sequence ATGCAAGGAACTATTAAGAAAATAGTAGACGGTAAAAACTTCGGTTTTATCAGCCAAGGCGGCGACAAAGACGTATTCTTTCACGCAGACAAACTCAATGGAGTTGGTTTCGATGAATTAAAAGAAGGCGATTCTGTCACCTACGACGTTGAACAAACAGACAAAGGGCCAGCCGCTACCAATGTTCAAAAAGCTTAA